The proteins below come from a single Stomoxys calcitrans chromosome 1, idStoCalc2.1, whole genome shotgun sequence genomic window:
- the LOC106091173 gene encoding uncharacterized protein LOC106091173, which translates to MPKNKSGMTIETAAKKHMVAKTTLWRHYKKRKQVLQTTATNTTSSNATKKVDSVFSNEEEVFLAEYIKTLGQLKYDLSRCDVMKFAYLIAYKNQKVIPSSWSLKGAADEDWLNEFLDRHPCIPLERCEATSIEKAKECLSLLLFNQIYNYLSNRRNEDVQ; encoded by the exons ATGCCTAAAAATAAATCAG GCATGACCATAGAAACGGCTGCAAAAAAACATATGGTAGCAAAAACAACGCTGTGGAGGCATTACAAAAAACGCAAACAAGTTTTACAGACCACCGCCACTAACACCACCAGCAGCAATGCAACAAAAAAAGTGGATTCTGTCTTTAGCAACGAAGAAGAAGTATTCTTAGCTGAATACATAAAAACTTTGGGACAATTGAAGTATGATCTTAGCCGCTGTGATGTGATGAAATTTGCATATCTCATTGCCTACAAGAATCAAAAGGTAATTCCATCGTCATGGTCATTAAAAGGCGCTGCCGATGAAGACTGGCTAAATGAGTTTCTAGACCGACATCCTTGCATACCCTTGGAGCGTTGCGAAGCGACATCAATAGAAAAAGCTAAGGAATGTTTATCGCTACTGCTATTTAATCAAATCTACAACTATTTAAGTAATCGCAGAAATGAGGATGTGCAGTGA
- the LOC106091172 gene encoding zinc finger MYND domain-containing protein 10 homolog — protein sequence MTNFVFPEELNFFVESIRPFQIREVGSEKWLDTHEMIIKLSQQAALEAAAHREEEVKEMLISRDKLKFLIHEAYCIFLWKTKILPHLLDIDPNPQATFLIYTVLFHEGAVITLLDLALYHSSGCEALQNSVLDLIDYCAQGVTQLIGLVSMGHHENDSTVDVDEAILSELERQKRDLIYKIGLRCISILYFLSDSLNALPLSAGRRMIVTHDIIWLMADLLHFRPWQRRSKNGTEKFIDEKWMLVQGEELGKVVKHEAQTWFCLRQLLFNRGFMESYEFNDERRKHLSKTLGLMYEPLLDQLPPLIELKQYLCQLTVSNAQPNGMGNSKKTTLVLEEVPEIKDNLIRETEKFGGFLAIAQLQGELFLSSDKDYILNLAQRLNVAYNTDLLAELEEKVTKADMGKSLEEKPKAKHLCENCSNIAEKKCSKCKTIYYCSRECQLDDWPNHKSACT from the exons atgaCTAATTTCGTATTCCCCGAAGAGTTGAATTTCTTTGTGGAAAGCATCCGCCCATTCCAAATACGAGAAGTAGGCTCTGAAAAATGGTTAGATACTCATGAAATGATTATAAAACTCAGCCAACAAGCCGCCTTGGAGGCGGCAGCACATCGTGAAGAAGAAGTTAAAGAGATGCTAATATCTCGcgataaattgaaatttttaatccaTGAAGCTTACTGCATTTTCCTCtggaaaaccaaaattttaccTCACCTTCTTGATATCGATCCCAATCCGCAGGCAACATTTCTAATATACACAGTTTTGTTTCACGAAGGTGCCGTTATAACTCTGCTAGATCTAGCTTTGTATCATTCCAGTGGATGCGAGGCTTTACAGAATTCAGTTTTAGATCTGATTGACTATTGTGCCCAAGGTGTGACCCAACTTATTGGATTGGTTAG CATGGGTCATCATGAAAACGATTCCACTGTTGATGTAGATGAGGCCATACTTAGTGAATTGGAACGTCAAAAACGCGATTTGATCTACAAGATCGGTTTGCGCTGCATTTCCATACTTTATTTCTTGTCTGACAGTTTGAATGCATTGCCGTTAAGTGCTGGAAGGCGCATGATTGTTACCCATGACATAATCTGGTTAATGGCGGATTTGTTACATTTCCGCCCTTGGCAAAGACGATCTAAAAATGGTACGGAAAAGTTCATTGATGAAAAGTGGATGCTAGTGCAAGGCGAGGAATTGGGAAAAGTTGTCAAACATGAAGCTCAAACGTGGTTTTGTTTACGCCAATTGTTGTTTAATCGAGGTTTTATGGAATCCTATGAATTTAACGACGAAAGGCGCAAACATTTAAGCAAG ACTTTGGGTCTAATGTACGAGCCCCTTTTGGACCAGTTGCCACCATTGATTGAACTCAAACAATACCTATGCCAGCTCACAGTTTCCAATGCTCAGCCCAATGGTATGGGTAATTCGAAAAAGACAACACTGGTTTTGGAAGAAGTTCCTGAAATCAAGGACAACCTTATTAGAGAAACTGAAAAATTCGGTGGATTTTTGGCCATTGCTCAGTTACAAGGGGAACTGTTCTTGTCAAGCGATAAGGACTATATACTAAATTTGGCTCAACGTTTAAATGTGGCCTATAATACTGATTTACTGGCAGAATTGGAAGAAAAAGTAACAAAGGCCGACATGGGAAAATCTTTAGAAGAGAAACCAAAAGCAAAACACTTGTGTGAAAATTGTTCGAACATCGCAGAAAAAAAGTGCTCCAAGTGCAAAACTATTTACTACTGTTCAAG
- the LOC106091171 gene encoding Golgi reassembly-stacking protein 2, with protein MGSGQSVEIPGGGTEGYHVLKVQDNSPGQKAGLEAFFDFIIAIAGTRLDQDNDMLKELLRQNVDKPAKLVVYSSKTQTVRELTLTPSTGWGGQGLLGVSIRFCSFEGANEHVWHILEVYPDSPAQLAGLRAYSDYVIGADAIRHENDDLFTLIMTHEQQPLKMYVYNIDDDACREVTIKPNSNWGGEGALGCGIGYGYLHRIPLQAGSSAVAQPPTSIPTPISVPAPTAGPAPVAAATSTVIAPTLPYVPPLSNTFAPAATTASTNPQQSVFKQYFNPDDNTSELITGAEPPKCLSSENDQSNAIAQKDLSDNVTATPLAQHQTKATTSTTEAPSAPTQTDVTVPTTIGTTLPPPTNLYIPGVLQAPTTNNASNIQLPYPQATAPSQMAPVDGSNAIPMYSTGVQQQYMSSPAALSYPAAQTIASYPQMQPPPMGYPTQQTPMPPQMAYHHQQQQQQQHPIPTTISTSTTNVNHPTSASAAFTN; from the exons ATGGGTTCAGGACAAAGTGTTGAAATCCCTGGAGGAGGCACTGAAGGGTACCACGTATTAAAG GTTCAAGACAATTCGCCTGGTCAAAAAGCTGGATTGGAGGCATTCTTTGACTTCATCATTGCCATAGCGGGAACAAGACTGGACCAAGACAACGACATGCTGAAGGAGTTGTTAAGACAAAATGTTGATAAACCTGCAAAATTAGTTGTATATTCAAGTAAAACGCAAACGGTGCGTGAATTGACCTTAACTCCAAGCACTGGTTGGGGTGGCCAGGGCTTGTTAGGGGTCAGTATACGATTTTGCTCATTTGAAGGAGCCAATGAACATGTGTGGCACATACTAGAAGTATATCCAGATTCCCCAGCACAATTGGCTGGTTTGAGAGCATACTCGGACTACGTCATTGGTGCCGATGCCATACGACATGAGAATGACGATTTGTTTACATTGATAATGACACATGAGCAACAACCTCTTAAAATGTATGTTTACAATATTGACGATGATGCCTGTCGTGAAGTTACCATTAAGCCTAATTCTAATTGGGGCGGTGAGGGTGCCTTGGGATGTGGAATAGGTTATGGGTATCTACATCGTATACCTCTTCAGGCTGGTAGCTCTGCCGTTGCACAGCCTCCAACAAGCATACCTACTCCCATATCGGTGCCAGCTCCAACTGCGGGACCAGCTCCAGTGGCGGCTGCAACTAGCACTGTTATTGCACCTACTTTGCCCTATGTGCCTCCTTTGAGCAATACGTTTGCTCCTGCTGCGACAACAGCCTCAACGAATCCACAACAAAGCGTTTTTAAACAATACTTCAATCCGGACGACAACACCTCGGAACTAATTACTGGAGCAGAACCTCCAAAATGCTTATCAAGTGAAAACGACCAATCCAATGCAATAGCGCAAAAAGATCTAAGTGATAATGTGACTGCAACTCCACTAGCCCAACATCAAACGAAAGCCACGACATCGACAACTGAAGCGCCAAGCGCTCCAACACAGACCGACGTAACCGTTCCAACAACAATTGGCACGACTTTACCACCGCCAACAAATCTTTATATACCAGGAGTTCTACAAGCACCTACGACTAACAATGCTTCGAACATACAATTACCTTATCCACAGGCTACAGCGCCATCTCAAATGGCACCTGTGGATGGCTCTAATGCAATTCCTATGTACTCCACTGgggtacaacaacaatatatgtCATCACCAGCTGCACTTTCTTATCCAGCGGCTCAAACAATCGCCAGTTATCCACAGATGCAACCACCACCGATGGGTTATCCAACACAGCAAACGCCAATGCCACCACAAATGGCTTAtcaccatcaacaacaacagcagcaacaacatcccATACCTACAACAATATCTACATCTACGACCAATGTAAACCACCCCACATCTGCTTCAGCAGCATTCACCAATTAA